From Paraflavitalea devenefica, the proteins below share one genomic window:
- a CDS encoding DUF6642 family protein produces MKIAKSKHKNIFCIEGNWTNDLRDRRSIKTALEFLEHNSYSKKNVLHTHRQCSSKQEFENLLKESSLKRYSQYSILYLAFHGNAGRLHVGKRVTMRLEEIAEMLEGKAANKIIHFGSCETMYVMRRDLNRFMKQTGALAISGYENTIDFMPSTFLDMLYFQFCQQYQKMYLIERDVKLYYGKLVRELGFKMIYEK; encoded by the coding sequence ATGAAAATTGCGAAGTCCAAACACAAGAACATCTTTTGTATAGAAGGCAACTGGACCAATGACCTGCGCGACAGGCGGAGTATTAAAACGGCATTGGAGTTTTTGGAGCACAATTCCTACAGCAAGAAAAATGTATTGCATACCCATCGCCAATGCTCCTCCAAACAGGAGTTTGAAAATCTGCTCAAAGAATCTTCCTTAAAAAGATATAGCCAATACAGCATCCTGTACCTGGCCTTTCATGGCAATGCCGGCCGCCTGCATGTGGGCAAGCGCGTAACCATGCGCCTCGAGGAAATTGCCGAAATGCTGGAAGGTAAGGCCGCCAATAAGATCATCCACTTCGGAAGCTGTGAAACCATGTACGTCATGCGGCGCGACCTCAACCGGTTCATGAAACAGACTGGGGCATTGGCCATCTCGGGTTATGAGAATACCATCGACTTCATGCCCAGTACCTTCCTCGATATGCTCTACTTCCAGTTCTGCCAGCAATACCAGAAAATGTACCTGATTGAAAGGGATGTAAAACTCTATTACGGTAAACTGGTGCGGGAATTAGGCTTCAAAATGATCTATGAGAAATAA
- a CDS encoding isocitrate lyase/PEP mutase family protein: MSATFKQFKGLHESASLFVLPNVWDAKSALTFQEKQFPAIGTSSAAVASSLGYEDGERMPFADYLFVIKRILSAVQVPLTVDIEMGYGKTDAAIYANIRQLVDLGAAGINIEDSMLHGAGRVLKETKQFAHTIESMKDKLAADKADLFINVRCDTYILGVADKQEETVRRLRAYEAAGADGIFLPCIVAEDDIAEAVNHTKLPLNVMCFPGLPDFATLQQLGVKRGSMGPFLFNKVYDNAGQLSRAVTTQQSFSPIL; this comes from the coding sequence ATGAGTGCTACATTTAAACAATTCAAAGGTCTGCATGAATCGGCCAGCTTATTCGTATTGCCCAATGTATGGGATGCTAAAAGCGCACTGACTTTCCAGGAGAAACAATTCCCCGCTATCGGTACCTCCAGTGCTGCCGTAGCCAGCAGTCTGGGTTATGAAGATGGAGAAAGGATGCCTTTTGCCGATTATCTCTTTGTGATCAAACGGATATTGTCTGCTGTGCAAGTTCCGCTGACTGTGGATATAGAGATGGGGTATGGAAAAACAGACGCTGCTATTTATGCCAATATCCGGCAGCTTGTTGACCTGGGCGCGGCAGGCATCAATATCGAGGATTCGATGCTGCATGGAGCAGGACGGGTGTTGAAGGAGACCAAACAATTTGCCCATACGATTGAAAGTATGAAAGATAAGCTGGCTGCCGATAAGGCCGATCTGTTTATCAATGTGCGTTGTGATACGTATATACTGGGTGTTGCCGACAAACAAGAAGAAACAGTCCGCCGGTTAAGGGCTTATGAGGCGGCGGGAGCAGATGGTATTTTCCTGCCTTGCATTGTTGCAGAAGATGATATTGCCGAAGCGGTTAATCATACCAAACTGCCTCTGAATGTGATGTGTTTCCCTGGTCTTCCCGACTTTGCCACGCTGCAGCAACTGGGCGTAAAAAGGGGGAGTATGGGCCCCTTCTTATTTAACAAGGTGTATGATAATGCCGGGCAACTTTCCCGGGCTGTTACTACACAACAAAGTTTCTCTCCTATCCTATAG
- a CDS encoding helix-turn-helix transcriptional regulator has protein sequence MRYQEIKPATILKQYVKCYYVYESEASVAFDDTVFPSGCVEIIFNLGTGNWQTAVGDDFITTPPIELWGQIIKPLPIRSIGKNTMLGIRLFPHAAAYFLNDEVSQFNNQVVDFSSLSGKTVKQLYARLQETADWHTRIGLIEGFLLQQLSLSEGKLHKVAIVSYVMQEIRQDDFFDNIEHVASRYGITSRYMQKLFLQYTGLTPKLYSKINRFQNSLRLVTRKDASLTSIAYDCGYFDQSHFIREFKSFTGFTPSNYLVTHSPITSATANH, from the coding sequence ATGAGATACCAGGAGATCAAACCGGCTACTATTTTGAAGCAGTATGTAAAATGCTACTATGTCTATGAATCTGAGGCAAGTGTGGCATTTGATGATACTGTTTTTCCCAGTGGCTGTGTGGAGATCATATTTAACCTGGGTACGGGCAACTGGCAAACAGCCGTGGGGGATGATTTTATTACCACCCCGCCCATTGAGTTGTGGGGACAGATCATCAAGCCCCTGCCTATACGATCCATTGGTAAGAACACAATGCTGGGCATCCGCCTTTTTCCGCATGCTGCCGCTTATTTTCTGAATGATGAAGTGAGCCAGTTCAATAACCAGGTAGTTGATTTCAGCAGCTTATCGGGCAAAACAGTGAAACAACTGTATGCGAGGCTGCAGGAAACAGCAGACTGGCATACAAGGATCGGTTTGATTGAAGGCTTTTTGTTGCAGCAGCTTTCACTTTCCGAAGGTAAACTTCATAAAGTAGCTATCGTGAGTTATGTGATGCAGGAGATACGTCAGGATGATTTCTTCGATAATATAGAGCATGTGGCTTCCCGGTACGGTATCACCTCCCGGTACATGCAAAAGTTATTCTTACAATATACCGGCCTCACGCCTAAATTATACAGTAAGATCAACCGCTTTCAGAACAGCCTGCGACTGGTTACCCGGAAAGATGCTTCTCTCACTTCTATCGCTTACGATTGCGGTTATTTTGATCAATCACATTTCATCAGAGAGTTCAAGTCTTTTACCGGCTTCACCCCTTCCAACTATTTAGTGACACACTCCCCTATTACTTCTGCTACTGCCAATCATTAA
- a CDS encoding PorP/SprF family type IX secretion system membrane protein, which translates to MRLYYKSLSLLFIACQWVFTAFSQDVGFSQFYDQPLLRNPALAGIFTGDIRLTASYRNQWQSVTIPYRTFGLSSEVKLPANIAPDDNVTIGLQLIRDVAGTSEFSTLQILPAVNYSLPLSAESNSYLSIAFMGGLMQQRFDPTKLVLNDQFISASNGSFNIMSSSRQVFNNTNVNYFDLSAGLSYNGVIREDIDYFIGAGIFHLTKPKVGFYEGHTITLNKKLALNFGLAAPTSETDQFIFYADYFKQFKERFTPVGISTLQTGFMFSHDLFVLGDVQQTITGGLLYRLNDAIIPVIQLQLSKLVIGASYDVNIDKLAAASRNRGGFELVISYRDFLNSSQKERRQVLCPKFRR; encoded by the coding sequence ATGAGGCTGTATTATAAATCACTTTCGTTACTATTTATAGCATGCCAATGGGTGTTTACTGCTTTTTCGCAGGATGTTGGCTTTTCTCAATTTTATGATCAGCCACTTTTACGCAACCCTGCTTTGGCAGGCATTTTCACCGGCGATATACGCCTTACAGCATCGTACAGGAACCAGTGGCAAAGCGTTACTATCCCTTACAGGACTTTTGGGCTAAGCTCAGAAGTTAAGCTGCCTGCCAATATCGCACCTGATGACAATGTCACGATCGGATTACAGTTAATCAGGGATGTTGCCGGCACTTCTGAATTCAGCACTTTGCAGATCCTGCCTGCGGTTAATTACAGCCTGCCTTTGAGTGCAGAAAGCAATTCTTATTTGTCTATTGCATTTATGGGCGGCCTGATGCAACAGCGGTTTGACCCAACGAAGCTGGTACTGAACGATCAGTTTATTTCCGCCAGCAATGGCAGTTTCAATATCATGTCGTCTTCACGCCAGGTGTTTAACAATACAAATGTTAATTATTTCGACCTCTCCGCAGGCTTAAGCTATAATGGCGTTATCAGGGAGGATATAGATTATTTTATCGGGGCCGGCATCTTTCATCTTACCAAACCCAAGGTGGGCTTTTATGAAGGCCATACGATAACGCTTAATAAAAAGCTTGCTTTGAATTTCGGACTGGCGGCCCCCACGAGTGAAACAGATCAGTTTATTTTTTATGCCGATTATTTTAAGCAATTCAAGGAAAGGTTTACACCAGTAGGCATCAGCACTTTGCAAACCGGGTTCATGTTTAGTCATGATCTTTTCGTTTTGGGCGATGTGCAGCAAACCATTACCGGCGGATTGTTGTACCGTTTAAATGATGCGATTATCCCGGTTATACAATTACAGTTATCCAAATTAGTGATAGGCGCCAGCTATGATGTGAATATTGATAAGCTGGCGGCCGCTTCCCGGAACCGGGGCGGATTTGAGCTGGTCATATCCTATAGGGATTTTTTAAACAGCAGCCAGAAAGAGCGACGGCAGGTACTGTGTCCAAAGTTCAGGAGGTAA
- a CDS encoding Ig-like domain-containing protein, which yields MRSKKPVLLIFYSTISLLLGSFVSVRAQAPTVTSFSPLTVCQGQSVTITGSNFINVTNVKLGSSNAANFTVNSPTSITATVADAAANGTVTVTNPDGTGTDNVTLTVLPSPKPALTDVGTRDAPFTNCDGNAIYQLIVSNNSVTTGTGNAYQIDWGDNTPFFTQTDWPAGSQTTHTYTNQGYYNIVLTITPPNNCKRSVTYRFYNGQNPLASFTTTTSTTGLCVPASIEFQIGNWYNNSAGTTYQVNFGDGSPNVTLSHPLNGSNTIQLLSHPYTTSSCPNPDFTATLKASNGCFTTTYTLNQIIIRKKPIADFTTPTTPLCINTSVCFTNQTTNGYSGNSCNTATTFLWDFGDGTTSTAANPPCHAYASPGVYTVTLTASNTACGNDLKTKQITVLTTSQPPVVAATPVVYCQGQPAVPLTATGTGLLWYSTATGGTGSATPPTPSTNTPGTTIYYVSQTEPNHCVSPRVPVTVTVNARPGAPVVTTPVQLCQNQAAAPLTATGTGLLWYTSATGGTGSSTAPTPSTAVIGNTTYYVSQTSNGCEGPRAAIVVTVNSLAGAPVVTSPITYCQNQPAVPLTAAGTGLLWYTSATGGTGSPTAPTPSTSAAGTTVYYVSQTTGCGESPRASITVTVNPGPSASISYTPATLCNTVSTPTAPNPPVTVSHTGTPGGTYSTSPSSGLPINATTGEINPSGATAGTYTIRYTIAGTGGCATYTATTTVTVNSSPTATITYPAICTSDGATPVNLTGTSGGVFTSTAGLTINPTTGMITPSTSTPGTYTVTYTIPPAAPCPGFVATTTVTITLAPVATIVYTPATLCNVVNTATTPNPPVVVQHTGTPGGSYSVSPSTGLSINTATGEINPSGATAGTYTIRYAIAGTGGCATYTTTTTVTVNSSPTATITYPAICTSDGATPVNLTGTSGGVFTSTTGLTIAPATGMITPSTSTPGTYTVTYTVPPAAPCPGFVTTTTVTITLAPVATIAYTPATLCNVVNTANTPNPPVVVQHTGTPGGGYSISPSTGLPINAATGEINPSGATAGTYTIKYTIAGTGGCSMYTATTVVTVNSAPTATIHYQSSPYCGGTNVPQQVSLSGTLGGVFSSSQGLSINSATGAINPALSIPGTYTVTYTIAASPPCPGYVATASVQVNESPVLSFPVATRTICSGGTAAFVPSSTVVNSTYTWSVTGQIPATVSGISSGTASGPNPVISLSFTNTGSISESLTIQVIPVNPTQNPCPGAPYALTLIVNPVPPAPVTDTANFCLGTPPAALQVNPLPGTAIKWYDENMVLLSNAPVINTAAPARFRYFVTQTNSYGCESPAAPIVAFVHPTPKIVSSSYTNPTTCGVPSGSIVLDVLDLNNNAMPGVPVLVHYDKFQTAYTVAASTDASGKITVPLTAGTYSGIYVETRNGCTSQKIPDIFVLRDPSPPAQPVAGYNPPICSEQLLTLTALTPTSTQAGPIDYVWVGPAFGPFADTTRNTVVSFPSAAMSYAGTYVVYAIQNNCISLPTSFEVTIKQSPSKPVIATRTPLCVGDHLLLQAYSSMPGNATLNYSWNGPGPRFPVNTPSVTIDHVKIEDAGIYSITVSSPQTGCSSTTDTLIQVGDYPIVQFAQDTLTLPTGYRLNLAPVITNAAQPGILPMKNYTWTPSQDIDCNDAACSSPVATIKNNVCYTVKATNVYGCSGSDVICVKVFCQNSQVFVPNAFVPLGNVPENRILMVRASGIASVKSFRVFNRWGKVVFERTNFAPNIPGMGWDGRVNGKMADTGVYIYTVDVICENGVPYTYKGNVTLL from the coding sequence TTGCGATCGAAGAAACCTGTTTTACTCATTTTCTATAGTACCATTTCTTTACTGCTCGGAAGCTTTGTCTCAGTCCGGGCGCAGGCGCCAACCGTTACCTCTTTTTCTCCTTTAACGGTATGCCAGGGACAATCTGTTACGATAACCGGCAGCAATTTCATAAACGTTACCAATGTAAAATTAGGCAGTAGTAATGCTGCTAACTTTACTGTCAACAGCCCTACCAGCATCACTGCCACGGTGGCTGATGCTGCTGCAAACGGAACGGTGACAGTAACCAACCCTGACGGTACCGGCACTGATAATGTTACCTTAACAGTCCTGCCTTCTCCCAAGCCTGCCCTGACAGATGTGGGTACGCGCGATGCACCTTTTACCAATTGCGACGGCAATGCCATCTACCAGCTTATAGTAAGTAACAACTCTGTAACAACGGGAACAGGCAATGCATATCAAATTGACTGGGGAGATAATACGCCATTTTTTACACAAACAGATTGGCCGGCAGGTTCGCAAACCACCCACACTTATACCAATCAGGGGTATTATAATATAGTCCTTACCATTACGCCTCCTAACAATTGTAAAAGAAGCGTGACCTACCGGTTTTATAATGGCCAGAACCCTTTAGCCAGTTTTACTACCACTACCTCCACTACCGGCTTATGTGTTCCCGCTTCTATTGAATTCCAGATCGGCAATTGGTACAATAATTCAGCAGGCACCACTTACCAGGTAAATTTTGGCGATGGAAGTCCCAACGTTACTTTATCACACCCTTTGAATGGAAGCAATACCATTCAGTTATTGTCCCATCCTTACACCACGTCTTCCTGCCCTAATCCCGATTTTACGGCAACACTAAAAGCCAGCAACGGATGTTTTACCACTACCTATACGCTCAATCAGATCATCATAAGGAAGAAGCCTATTGCGGACTTTACAACCCCGACCACCCCATTGTGTATTAATACGTCTGTTTGTTTTACCAATCAGACAACGAATGGCTACAGTGGTAATAGTTGTAATACCGCCACTACTTTTCTCTGGGATTTTGGTGACGGCACTACGTCAACCGCTGCTAATCCTCCCTGCCATGCCTATGCATCACCAGGTGTTTACACGGTTACGCTCACAGCTTCTAATACAGCGTGCGGGAATGACCTAAAAACAAAGCAGATCACCGTACTCACCACATCTCAGCCGCCTGTTGTTGCTGCTACTCCTGTAGTGTATTGCCAGGGGCAGCCAGCCGTTCCGCTTACAGCCACCGGTACCGGATTGTTGTGGTACTCAACCGCCACCGGCGGAACAGGCTCCGCCACTCCTCCCACACCATCCACTAATACACCGGGCACTACCATTTACTACGTAAGTCAGACAGAGCCTAATCATTGTGTAAGTCCAAGGGTTCCTGTTACTGTCACTGTCAATGCGCGTCCCGGCGCTCCTGTTGTAACTACTCCTGTGCAACTTTGTCAAAACCAGGCTGCCGCTCCGCTTACTGCCACGGGAACGGGATTGTTATGGTATACCAGCGCTACAGGCGGTACGGGTTCATCCACAGCGCCCACTCCATCTACTGCCGTCATTGGTAACACCACTTATTATGTAAGTCAAACAAGCAATGGTTGTGAAGGGCCGCGCGCAGCTATCGTAGTAACGGTTAATTCATTGGCCGGCGCTCCTGTTGTTACCTCACCCATTACTTACTGCCAGAACCAACCGGCTGTTCCTTTAACAGCAGCGGGAACTGGCTTATTGTGGTACACCAGCGCCACAGGTGGTACAGGTTCACCTACTGCCCCCACCCCATCAACAAGCGCCGCCGGTACTACTGTATATTATGTAAGCCAGACTACAGGATGCGGAGAGAGTCCCAGGGCATCCATAACAGTAACTGTAAATCCAGGTCCATCGGCCTCCATTAGTTATACGCCTGCAACACTTTGTAATACGGTCAGCACCCCCACTGCTCCTAACCCACCGGTAACTGTAAGCCACACGGGCACACCGGGTGGTACTTATTCCACTTCCCCTTCAAGTGGTTTACCCATCAATGCCACAACAGGCGAGATCAATCCTTCTGGTGCTACAGCAGGTACTTATACAATAAGATATACGATCGCCGGTACAGGTGGCTGTGCTACCTACACTGCTACGACCACTGTTACTGTAAACAGTTCTCCAACTGCTACTATCACTTATCCGGCTATTTGCACTTCAGATGGCGCCACCCCAGTAAATCTTACAGGAACTTCCGGAGGCGTATTTACATCAACGGCAGGTTTAACAATAAACCCAACCACCGGAATGATTACACCGTCCACCAGTACGCCCGGCACTTATACAGTAACGTATACTATTCCACCCGCTGCGCCTTGTCCCGGCTTTGTGGCCACCACCACTGTTACTATAACACTGGCGCCGGTGGCTACTATTGTTTATACGCCTGCAACGCTTTGTAATGTGGTAAATACCGCCACTACTCCCAACCCGCCGGTAGTAGTGCAACATACGGGTACACCGGGCGGTAGTTATTCCGTTTCTCCTTCCACCGGCTTATCCATCAATACAGCTACAGGCGAGATCAATCCTTCCGGCGCTACAGCAGGTACCTATACAATAAGATACGCTATCGCAGGTACAGGTGGTTGTGCTACCTACACCACTACAACAACTGTTACTGTAAATAGCTCTCCCACTGCCACTATCACTTATCCGGCTATTTGCACTTCAGATGGCGCCACCCCAGTAAATCTTACAGGCACTTCCGGAGGCGTATTTACATCAACGACAGGTTTAACAATCGCCCCAGCCACCGGAATGATTACACCGTCCACCAGTACACCCGGCACTTATACAGTAACATATACTGTTCCACCCGCTGCGCCTTGTCCCGGCTTTGTGACCACCACCACTGTTACTATAACACTGGCGCCGGTGGCTACCATTGCTTATACTCCCGCAACGCTTTGTAATGTGGTAAATACCGCCAATACTCCCAATCCGCCGGTAGTAGTGCAACATACGGGTACACCGGGCGGTGGTTATTCCATTTCTCCTTCCACCGGTTTACCCATCAATGCAGCAACAGGCGAGATCAATCCTTCCGGCGCTACAGCAGGTACTTACACAATAAAATATACGATTGCTGGTACAGGTGGTTGCTCAATGTATACTGCTACAACTGTTGTTACGGTAAATAGCGCCCCTACGGCCACTATTCATTACCAGAGTTCTCCGTATTGTGGCGGCACAAACGTTCCACAACAGGTTTCATTGTCAGGAACTCTGGGTGGAGTTTTCAGTTCCAGCCAGGGATTATCTATTAATTCCGCAACAGGCGCTATTAATCCGGCGTTAAGCATACCCGGTACGTATACCGTAACTTATACCATTGCAGCTTCACCACCCTGTCCCGGCTATGTAGCAACAGCTAGTGTACAGGTAAATGAAAGTCCTGTATTGAGCTTCCCTGTTGCTACCCGAACCATTTGTTCCGGTGGCACGGCTGCTTTTGTACCTTCTTCCACTGTTGTGAACAGTACATATACGTGGTCAGTAACTGGTCAAATTCCTGCTACTGTTTCCGGCATAAGTTCGGGAACAGCATCAGGGCCCAATCCGGTTATATCCTTGTCTTTTACAAACACCGGCAGTATTAGTGAATCACTTACCATACAGGTAATACCTGTTAACCCCACTCAAAATCCTTGTCCCGGCGCCCCTTATGCTTTAACGTTGATCGTAAATCCCGTACCTCCTGCACCGGTTACAGATACTGCCAATTTCTGTTTGGGTACACCTCCGGCTGCTTTGCAGGTAAATCCATTACCGGGTACTGCCATTAAATGGTATGATGAAAACATGGTTTTATTAAGTAATGCCCCCGTTATAAACACCGCAGCCCCTGCGAGATTCAGGTATTTTGTAACCCAGACGAACAGTTATGGTTGTGAAAGTCCTGCTGCCCCCATCGTAGCATTCGTTCATCCTACGCCCAAAATAGTAAGTTCCTCTTATACTAACCCAACAACCTGTGGGGTGCCATCAGGCTCCATTGTATTAGATGTGCTTGACCTGAATAATAATGCAATGCCTGGTGTTCCGGTATTGGTTCATTACGATAAGTTTCAAACGGCTTATACCGTTGCGGCCAGTACAGATGCCTCCGGGAAAATTACGGTACCGCTGACAGCGGGAACTTATTCGGGCATATATGTAGAAACAAGGAATGGTTGTACCTCGCAAAAAATACCAGACATATTTGTTTTACGGGACCCTTCTCCTCCCGCACAACCGGTTGCAGGATATAATCCGCCGATCTGTAGTGAGCAATTATTAACGCTGACCGCTCTTACGCCGACAAGTACACAGGCAGGCCCCATTGATTATGTATGGGTCGGCCCGGCCTTTGGGCCTTTTGCAGACACTACCAGGAATACCGTTGTATCATTCCCCTCCGCGGCCATGTCGTATGCCGGTACTTATGTTGTTTATGCCATTCAAAATAATTGTATTTCATTGCCCACGAGTTTTGAAGTAACGATCAAACAATCGCCTTCCAAGCCCGTAATTGCTACAAGAACTCCTTTATGCGTAGGAGACCACCTGCTTTTGCAGGCATATAGCTCCATGCCAGGCAATGCAACCTTGAATTATTCATGGAATGGTCCCGGACCAAGATTCCCGGTAAACACACCGAGTGTAACGATAGATCACGTAAAGATTGAAGATGCAGGTATATACTCCATCACTGTAAGCTCACCGCAAACGGGATGCAGCTCTACTACCGATACCCTAATACAGGTGGGAGATTACCCCATTGTACAATTTGCACAGGACACGCTCACCTTACCAACAGGATACCGTTTGAACCTGGCGCCTGTAATTACGAATGCAGCACAACCAGGTATTTTGCCCATGAAAAATTATACCTGGACGCCCTCACAGGATATTGACTGCAACGACGCCGCCTGTTCTTCTCCTGTGGCCACTATTAAAAACAATGTTTGTTATACAGTAAAGGCCACGAATGTATATGGCTGCAGTGGAAGCGATGTTATATGTGTGAAGGTATTTTGCCAAAACTCGCAGGTATTTGTTCCAAACGCTTTTGTTCCGCTTGGCAATGTTCCGGAGAACAGGATACTGATGGTAAGGGCTTCGGGTATTGCTTCGGTTAAATCATTCCGGGTATTTAACCGCTGGGGGAAGGTCGTATTTGAAAGAACCAATTTTGCCCCGAACATTCCGGGCATGGGATGGGATGGCCGGGTGAATGGGAAGATGGCAGATACCGGCGTATATATTTATACGGTGGATGTAATTTGTGAAAACGGGGTTCCTTATACTTATAAAGGCAATGTAACGTTGCTCTAA
- a CDS encoding Nif3-like dinuclear metal center hexameric protein, with protein MTTSSFPWHDAVNRRAFLNQAAAAAGSLALLATPLACGAADNPSNQQSFTVQDIINLILKEGGLSPLSNTVDTIKAGKANQVVTGIVTTMFATTNVIEEAARLKANFIIVHEPTFYNHRDDTAWVKDNTVVKQKQELLAKHNMVVWRFHDYCHALSPDAISYGVAQKANWLSYYKTGEVMLTIPVLSLQQLVQHLKVSLGIAHVRIIGNPEQSCSRIALLPGAWGGQRQVSTAEAEKPDVLIVGEVAEWETAEYIRDHRLMGGKTALLILGHSVSEEPGMEYFVDWLQPKLPQLKITHIASGDPFTWL; from the coding sequence ATGACCACTTCCTCCTTCCCCTGGCACGACGCTGTAAACAGGCGCGCATTTCTTAACCAGGCCGCTGCTGCCGCCGGAAGCCTGGCATTGCTGGCAACACCACTTGCCTGTGGTGCTGCGGATAATCCATCCAACCAACAATCATTCACGGTACAGGACATCATCAACCTCATTTTAAAAGAAGGTGGACTATCGCCCCTCAGCAATACAGTGGATACCATCAAGGCGGGTAAAGCCAACCAGGTCGTCACGGGTATTGTTACTACCATGTTTGCCACCACCAACGTCATCGAAGAAGCTGCCCGGCTGAAAGCCAATTTCATTATAGTACATGAACCTACCTTCTACAATCACCGGGATGATACGGCCTGGGTGAAAGACAATACAGTCGTAAAACAAAAACAGGAGCTGCTGGCAAAACACAATATGGTCGTCTGGCGGTTTCATGATTATTGCCATGCCCTGAGCCCGGATGCCATCAGTTATGGCGTAGCCCAAAAAGCCAACTGGCTTTCTTACTATAAAACAGGAGAGGTGATGCTCACCATTCCCGTTCTATCCCTGCAGCAACTGGTGCAGCACCTCAAAGTATCGCTGGGCATTGCACACGTGCGCATCATCGGCAACCCGGAACAATCCTGTTCGCGCATTGCTTTATTGCCCGGCGCCTGGGGCGGACAACGGCAGGTGTCCACAGCAGAAGCAGAAAAGCCTGATGTATTGATCGTGGGGGAGGTGGCGGAATGGGAAACAGCAGAATACATAAGAGATCACCGCCTGATGGGTGGAAAGACTGCCTTACTGATATTGGGACATAGTGTAAGTGAAGAACCTGGCATGGAATACTTCGTAGATTGGTTGCAACCTAAACTGCCGCAGCTCAAGATCACTCATATTGCATCCGGTGATCCATTTACCTGGTTGTAA